A window of the Parabacteroides merdae ATCC 43184 genome harbors these coding sequences:
- the smpB gene encoding SsrA-binding protein translates to MKEKISNNIQIKNKRATFDYELLDTFTAGIVLTGTEIKSIRLGKASLVDTFCIVEKGELWVKNMYVAEYFYGTYNNHTARRDRKLLLTKKELRKIESAARNNGFTIIPTRLFINDKGLAKVVVAIAKGKKEYDKRDSIKERDDRREMDRAFKR, encoded by the coding sequence ATGAAAGAGAAGATTAGTAATAACATACAGATAAAGAACAAGCGGGCGACTTTCGATTATGAGTTGCTCGACACGTTTACGGCAGGGATCGTGCTGACCGGTACGGAGATCAAATCGATACGCTTGGGAAAGGCGAGTCTGGTTGATACGTTTTGTATTGTGGAGAAGGGGGAATTGTGGGTGAAGAATATGTATGTGGCAGAATATTTCTACGGGACATACAATAACCATACGGCTCGCCGTGACCGCAAGCTGTTGCTGACTAAAAAGGAATTGCGGAAGATTGAAAGCGCTGCCCGCAATAATGGCTTTACAATTATTCCGACACGTCTTTTTATTAATGATAAAGGACTGGCCAAAGTCGTTGTGGCTATTGCCAAAGGTAAGAAGGAATATGACAAACGCGACTCTATCAAGGAACGGGACGACCGCCGGGAGATGGATCGTGCATTTAAACGGTAA